Proteins encoded within one genomic window of Vulgatibacter sp.:
- a CDS encoding ABC transporter ATP-binding protein: protein MIEVIDLEKSFGSNHVLKGINLRCMPGTTTVILGGSGSGKSVLMKHMIGLLHPDAGQVLVDGQEITRLKRRELNDVRRKFGMVFQMAALFDSMTVLDNVAFPLREHRKDLSEKQIREIVAEKLRLVGLVGIEDKFPAELSGGMRKRVGLARAVVLDPKIVLYDEPTTGLDPITTDNVDEMILDAKRELGVTSVVISHDIGSAFKVADQMAFLHHGRIVAYGPPEAVRQSTHPHVREFLQMWFGRQ from the coding sequence ATGATCGAGGTCATCGACCTCGAGAAATCCTTCGGCTCGAACCACGTCCTCAAGGGGATCAACCTGCGTTGCATGCCGGGGACCACCACGGTGATCCTCGGCGGCTCGGGCTCGGGCAAGTCGGTGCTGATGAAGCACATGATCGGCCTGCTCCACCCCGACGCCGGCCAGGTGCTGGTCGACGGGCAGGAGATCACCCGGCTGAAGCGCCGCGAGCTCAACGACGTCCGGCGCAAATTCGGCATGGTCTTCCAGATGGCGGCGCTCTTCGACTCGATGACCGTGCTCGACAACGTCGCCTTTCCCCTCCGGGAGCACCGCAAGGATCTCTCCGAGAAGCAGATCCGGGAGATCGTCGCGGAGAAGCTCAGGCTGGTGGGTCTCGTGGGGATCGAGGACAAATTTCCGGCGGAGCTCTCGGGCGGCATGCGCAAGCGCGTGGGCCTGGCGCGGGCGGTGGTCCTCGACCCGAAGATCGTGCTCTACGACGAGCCCACCACGGGCCTCGATCCGATCACCACCGACAACGTGGACGAGATGATCCTCGACGCCAAGCGGGAGCTCGGCGTCACCAGCGTCGTCATCAGCCACGACATCGGCTCGGCCTTCAAGGTCGCCGACCAGATGGCTTTTCTCCACCACGGGCGCATCGTCGCCTACGGCCCACCGGAAGCGGTGCGGCAGTCCACCCATCCCCACGTCCGCGAGTTCTTGCAGATGTGGTTCGGCAGGCAATAG
- a CDS encoding MlaE family ABC transporter permease, which produces MLSDLGGITLLAFEVFAQALRPPYRLGNLLASCEAVGVGSIFVVVLTGFFTGAVFGMQLAIAFRLFDAESLAGATVALALTRELAPVLTGLMVTGRAGSAIATELGSMRVTEQIDALATMAVDPRHYLLVPRVLAGLLTVPILCMVFNLIGLLGSYLIAVHVQGISEAQFWSRIQTWVDLADVFGGMIKAGIFGLMITTIACYKGFNASGGAKGVGEATTEAVVLSSVLILVSDYFLTALMVPWWD; this is translated from the coding sequence GTGCTCTCGGACCTCGGCGGCATCACGCTGCTGGCGTTCGAGGTCTTCGCGCAGGCGCTGCGGCCCCCCTATCGCCTCGGGAACCTGCTCGCCTCCTGCGAGGCGGTGGGCGTCGGCTCGATCTTCGTGGTGGTGCTCACCGGCTTCTTCACCGGCGCAGTCTTCGGCATGCAGCTCGCCATCGCCTTCCGTCTCTTCGACGCGGAATCGCTCGCAGGCGCCACGGTGGCGCTGGCGCTGACCCGTGAGCTGGCGCCGGTGCTCACCGGCCTGATGGTCACCGGCAGGGCGGGCTCGGCCATCGCCACCGAGCTGGGCTCGATGCGGGTCACCGAGCAGATCGATGCCCTCGCCACGATGGCGGTCGATCCGCGCCACTACCTGCTCGTTCCCCGGGTGCTGGCGGGGCTGCTCACCGTGCCGATCCTCTGCATGGTCTTCAACCTGATCGGCCTGCTCGGCTCGTACCTCATCGCCGTGCACGTGCAGGGGATCAGCGAGGCGCAGTTCTGGTCGCGGATCCAGACCTGGGTCGATCTCGCCGACGTCTTCGGCGGCATGATCAAGGCGGGGATCTTCGGCCTGATGATCACCACCATCGCCTGCTACAAGGGGTTCAACGCCAGCGGCGGCGCCAAGGGCGTCGGCGAGGCGACCACCGAAGCGGTGGTGCTCTCCTCGGTCCTCATCCTCGTCAGCGACTATTTCCTCACCGCGCTGATGGTGCCCTGGTGGGATTGA
- a CDS encoding MlaD family protein, with translation MRNLATSVKVGVLVVLGLVAFFVFLSFIQDQGLKGEMTEYSAVIADASGLAPKTQVRVAGIAVGEITRIQLENGKARVFFTVRSDVPVYPNAVLAKRSASLLGDFVLDLNPGAPQERNVEPAGNLWQPRGLQVVPASFRLAQAEGAPPPDEPLPPGGEVTNVKEAVQIEAIFESLDAITDDVEVITESLREALAGEETSIKDLIANLDRITERLDGTIASSSAKLEAILDNTQAVTADIRALTEAKDDEVGEIITNVRLITEQTREILSSVQGIVGEDEDELRESVGGVRNAVASLNKSLENLESITGKIERGEGTVGRLVSDKELGDKIADAAYDAADYIETLTQIQVEVALRSEYLINEEGAKNYLQLRLIPRPDKYFFFEVIDDPRGFVERETVVRSPPGSEEVANQEIRITRDRLKFSAQFAKRYYFTTFRFGLIESTGGLGLDLNFLEDHLVFKMDAFDFANPASDYPRVKASLNLLFLSHLFVTAGVDDVLNPRDVEANTGRILLGRDYFLGGGIYFTDQDLKALFGVGVPIGGAL, from the coding sequence TTGCGTAACCTCGCCACATCCGTGAAGGTCGGCGTCCTCGTCGTCCTCGGCCTCGTCGCCTTCTTCGTCTTCCTCTCCTTCATCCAGGACCAGGGGTTGAAGGGCGAGATGACCGAGTATTCGGCGGTGATCGCCGATGCGTCCGGCCTTGCGCCCAAGACCCAGGTCCGCGTCGCCGGGATCGCGGTGGGCGAGATCACCCGCATCCAGCTCGAAAACGGGAAGGCCCGGGTCTTCTTCACGGTGCGCTCCGACGTGCCGGTCTACCCGAACGCCGTCCTCGCCAAGCGCAGCGCCTCGCTCCTGGGCGACTTCGTCCTCGACCTGAATCCCGGCGCGCCGCAGGAGCGGAACGTGGAGCCCGCCGGCAACCTCTGGCAGCCGCGGGGCCTGCAGGTGGTGCCGGCGAGCTTCCGCCTCGCGCAGGCGGAAGGGGCGCCGCCACCGGACGAGCCGCTGCCGCCGGGCGGCGAGGTCACCAACGTCAAGGAAGCGGTGCAGATCGAGGCGATCTTCGAGTCCCTCGACGCGATCACCGATGACGTCGAGGTGATCACCGAGTCGCTCCGCGAGGCCCTCGCCGGCGAGGAGACCTCGATCAAGGATCTCATCGCCAACCTCGACCGGATCACCGAGCGCCTCGACGGCACGATCGCTTCCTCTTCGGCGAAACTCGAGGCGATCCTCGACAACACCCAGGCGGTCACCGCCGACATCCGCGCCCTCACCGAGGCGAAGGACGACGAGGTCGGCGAGATCATCACCAACGTCCGCCTGATCACCGAGCAGACCCGGGAGATCCTCTCCTCGGTGCAGGGGATCGTCGGCGAGGACGAGGACGAGCTCCGCGAGTCGGTGGGCGGCGTGCGCAATGCGGTCGCCAGCCTGAACAAATCTTTGGAGAACCTCGAGTCGATCACCGGGAAGATCGAGCGGGGGGAGGGGACGGTGGGCCGCCTCGTCTCCGACAAGGAGCTCGGCGACAAGATCGCCGATGCCGCCTACGACGCCGCGGACTACATCGAGACCCTGACCCAGATCCAGGTCGAGGTGGCGCTCCGCTCCGAGTACCTGATCAACGAGGAGGGGGCGAAGAACTACCTCCAGCTCCGCCTCATCCCCAGGCCCGACAAATACTTCTTCTTCGAGGTGATCGACGATCCCCGGGGCTTCGTCGAGCGCGAGACCGTGGTGCGCAGCCCGCCGGGTTCCGAGGAGGTGGCGAACCAGGAGATCCGGATCACCAGGGACCGGCTCAAATTCTCCGCGCAATTCGCCAAGCGTTACTACTTCACCACCTTCCGCTTCGGCCTGATCGAGTCGACCGGCGGCCTCGGCCTCGACCTCAACTTTCTCGAGGACCACCTGGTCTTCAAGATGGACGCCTTCGACTTCGCCAACCCGGCGAGCGACTACCCGCGGGTCAAGGCGAGCCTCAACCTCCTCTTCCTCTCCCACCTCTTCGTCACCGCCGGCGTCGACGACGTGCTCAACCCGCGGGACGTGGAGGCGAACACGGGCCGCATCCTCCTCGGGCGCGACTACTTCCTCGGCGGCGGCATCTACTTCACCGATCAGGACCTCAAGGCCCTCTTCGGCGTGGGTGTCCCGATCGGCGGGGCGCTCTGA
- the alr gene encoding alanine racemase encodes MARQANPIALRLPRPTWDGSPIRPTLATIDLDALAWNFRQLKAYARAEVLAVVKADAYGHGAVPCARRLEREGAGFLGVALTEEGLELRGAGVETPILVLGGAYGDRFDLLVGHDLTPVVFRPEHLEGLAAAARALGREAVAHLKLDTGMGRIGVQPEDLPAFLDAAKSHGVVLEGLATHFANADLADSALTARQIERATAAATLMRERGLGPRWLHLANSAATVAKPDAHGSLVRPGIMLYGEMPSPRFSGEISLRPVLRWTTAITHLKTVPEGTPISYGSRWTAPRPSVIATLPVGYADGYPRALTNTGEVLVGGRRTKIVGSVCMDQMMVDVTEVPGAAVGDEVVLLGCQGGENIGAGELAAHTGTIHYEIFCGIGPRVPRRFVGG; translated from the coding sequence ATGGCCCGGCAGGCAAATCCCATCGCGCTGCGGCTGCCCCGTCCCACCTGGGACGGCAGCCCGATCCGGCCCACCCTCGCCACCATCGATCTCGACGCGCTGGCCTGGAACTTCCGGCAGCTCAAGGCCTACGCGAGGGCCGAGGTCCTGGCGGTGGTCAAGGCCGACGCCTACGGACACGGCGCCGTGCCCTGCGCCAGGCGGTTGGAGCGCGAGGGCGCCGGCTTCCTCGGCGTCGCCCTCACCGAGGAGGGGCTCGAGCTCCGCGGCGCCGGCGTGGAGACGCCGATCCTCGTCCTCGGCGGCGCCTACGGCGATCGCTTCGACCTGCTCGTCGGCCACGATCTCACGCCGGTGGTCTTCCGGCCCGAGCACCTCGAGGGGCTCGCCGCTGCTGCCAGGGCGCTGGGCCGCGAGGCGGTGGCCCACCTCAAGCTCGACACCGGCATGGGCCGGATTGGCGTGCAGCCGGAGGACCTGCCCGCCTTCCTCGACGCGGCGAAGAGCCACGGCGTGGTCCTCGAGGGGCTCGCCACCCACTTCGCCAACGCCGATCTCGCCGACTCCGCCCTGACCGCACGGCAGATCGAGCGGGCCACCGCAGCCGCCACCTTGATGCGGGAGCGCGGCTTGGGACCCCGCTGGCTCCACCTCGCCAACAGCGCCGCCACCGTGGCGAAGCCCGACGCCCACGGCAGCCTGGTGCGGCCGGGGATCATGCTCTACGGCGAGATGCCCAGCCCGCGCTTCAGCGGCGAGATCTCCCTGCGGCCGGTGCTCCGCTGGACCACCGCGATCACCCACCTCAAGACCGTGCCCGAGGGGACCCCGATCTCCTACGGCTCCCGCTGGACCGCACCGCGGCCGTCGGTCATCGCCACCCTGCCGGTGGGGTATGCCGACGGCTACCCCCGGGCGCTCACCAACACCGGCGAGGTCCTGGTCGGTGGCAGGCGGACGAAGATCGTCGGAAGCGTCTGCATGGACCAGATGATGGTCGACGTGACCGAGGTCCCCGGCGCCGCCGTCGGCGACGAGGTGGTGTTGCTCGGTTGCCAGGGTGGCGAAAATATCGGCGCTGGAGAACTTGCCGCACACACGGGGACGATCCATTACGAGATCTTCTGTGGCATCGGTCCCCGGGTGCCCCGCCGGTTCGTCGGCGGCTGA